GACCGGCACCGCCAACTATTCGGTGATTGGCAATACCTACAGCTTCACTGGTATTGGCCCGCGTTCCAGCAGCCTGTTCCAGTACAAGACGCCGAATTTCGGTGGTTTTTCCGGAACGTTGGGCTACGTTTTCAAGGATGACAACAGTGGCAATGCCAAGTGGGATGCCAACTTGATCTACGCCAATGGCCCGATCGCCGCCAGCTTGGGCGTGAACAAGACGAAGGATCAGCCGACCAACTTCGCTTTGGGCGGCAAGTACAACTTCGGCCAATTCGTGGTGGCTGCTTCGTATCACAACATCGGGGTTAATGCCGCTGGTACTGAATATCGCCGTCGTGGTTTTGCGATCGGTGGCACGGCCAACTTCGGCCCCGCTTCCGTCACGCTGGACCTGACCCGCGACACCAAGAACGAGGTCACTGGTGTTTATGGTCACAAGTTCACCAACGTTCTGCTCGAAGGCAAGTACAGCCTGTCCAAGCGCACCTTCGCGTACGCTGCTTACCTGAAGCTGGACGGCACCAACAACTACGGTGTGGGCCTGCGCCACAACTTCTGATGACGCCGCTGCCCCCACGGGCAGCGCCTGAATCAGTCAAAGCCGCCTTCGGGCGGCTTTTTTGCGTGGCTGCGTCCCGCATTCTTCGGCGCAATAGCCAGGTGAAAGTCGCTGTCTGCGTTAGCCATGGCGGGACTGCGGGCGTAGCGCAGGCCAAGGCAGACAAGGCGTTTGCCGAAGCGATCAGCCATGGCTCGATACCAATCATGGGTATGTATTGAGTGCTGTTCCAGAGGGGCACCCATGCGAAACCCGTCCGTATTCCTCGGGCAGCATTTCACCGGCTTCATCGAAGCTCAAGTGCAAGATGGGTGCCATGGCTCTGCCAGCGATGTCATCAGGGCAGGTTTGCGCTTGCTGGAAGAACACGAATCCAAGGTGAAGGCACTGCAAGATGCCTTGAACGCCGGTCTTGAGTCTGGCGAGCCGCGCTTGTTTGATAGCGACGCATTTCTGCGCCGCATGCATGCGCGCAATGGCCAAGCCGTACCGGCTGTCTCCGCTGGCGAAGGCCGTAGCTATCGCGAGGATTTGCAACGCCGCCATGGGTGCGAAGACGCGGTTTCATGTTTCGATATTTCCGGGTTGCTGTACCAGGTAGAGTGGATACGGAAGGTTGAACGGCCTGGCGGCCTGGCGGGACAGGAACGATGACATTTGAGGAAACGGCCTTGAACACCTTCCAATTGTGTAGACATTCATCTACAATAAACCATGAAAATCGGCGGGTTTGATTGGGACAGAGGTAACCGGCCGAAGTGCGGGAAGCATGGGGTTTCCCGTGAAGAAATCGAACGGCTATTTCTTGAAGGTCAAGCGCGCGTTGCGCCTGACCTGAAGCACACCAAACCGACCGAGAGCCGCCACATTGCGGCGGGCCGGGTGGATGGCCGGGCAATGTTCGTGGCGTTTGCTTTCCGGGGCGGTCTCATTCGCCCAATCAGCGCCCGCTACATGCACGCCAAGGAGGCGAGCAACCATGAAACGAGTACCTGAGTTCAAGACCGATGACGAAGCCGAGGCATTCTTGGAGCAAGACCTTTCCGACCTTGACCTCAAGCAGTTCAAGCCGATGCGGTTCGAGGTGGTGAAGAAGGAAGCCGCCCTGAACATGCGCCTGCCCGCCGTCCTGCTGGACGCGGTACGCGCCAAGGCCAAAGCCAAAGGTATCCCGTATTCCCGCTATGTGCGGATGGTGCTGGAAGCAGACTTGCAGCATGCGGAATGAGGGCCGGGAAAGGCGCGCTTGCTCTCTCCCGACTTCTTGCACCGGGCATTCTGGTGACGGTTTGATGGGCCGACCGCTGGGCATCAAGAACTTGGGTCATCGCTCCTGACCTCAACCTCACGGCACCTGTTGGGCCGCGTGCTTCACTCTCAAAATCTCGACGGTGCGCGTCTCGTCCAGCACGCGATAAAAAATGATGTAGTTCCGATGTGCGACCAACTCGCGCAGGAAGTCCGGCAGGCCGGGCCTGCCGGTGCGGCCAAGTCTTGGGTGCTGCGCAAGCGGGAGCACCTTGTCGCGCAGCTCCTGGCCGAATTCTTCGGCCTTGATCGGGTTGTCCTGGGCGATGTAGTCAACGATGTGGTCCAAGTCGGCCTCGGCGATCGGTCGCCAGACGATGCTGTAAGGGGTCTTGGGCTTTGCCATCGGTCACTTTGTCATGGGTCAATGGCCTGCTGGCTCATGCTCGCTTCACTCAGGCCGTCTTGTGCCGCTGAATGCGGGCATCCATTCGGGCCATGACTTCATCGTGCGGCACGCTCGGGCGGGGGTCGTCGATGGCCTCCTGAATTTCGCCGGTCAGCCACTGGTTATAGGCGGCGGCTTGGTGCGCTTGACGCATCGCTTGAGCGCGGCTGTCCCGGTTCTGCGTGACTTCTTTTTGGTCGGGGTTCCAGTGGGTCGCGTCGAGCTTCACAACGGCAATGCCAAGATGGCGCAACACGATCAGCGCGGAATTCGGACTGCCGAAGCGGCGCGGCTCGGTGCCGCGGGCCTTCACTAAAAATGCGTCTTGCCCGCTGCGGGTGGCAATCTCCATGAAGAAACTGCTGCCCTGCCCTTTCAAGGTGACGCCGACAACGCCGCCGGCGCTGGCCGTGGCGCGCAGCTGCTCTAGTGTCATGCTTTGCATGATTCGCTCCTTTATAGATCAAACATGTTCCCCTAGCCTTGATCGTGCATGACCTATGGAAGTCGTGCAAGTGTTTTCCGGTCGGAACACGTTGGTCTTGTGGAATTCGCGAGACAGTCCGATTTGAAACCATCCGAGATGCTTCATGAGCCGCCTGCCGCGAGATACTCATGCGGTGGCTGGCGGCAGCCCATCGTGAAAAGGAACACCCATGCAGACCCTGCGTTACCAGGCGGGCGGGCGGGCTTTTGCGGCCAT
This portion of the Comamonas flocculans genome encodes:
- a CDS encoding type II toxin-antitoxin system ParD family antitoxin, with translation MRNPSVFLGQHFTGFIEAQVQDGCHGSASDVIRAGLRLLEEHESKVKALQDALNAGLESGEPRLFDSDAFLRRMHARNGQAVPAVSAGEGRSYREDLQRRHGCEDAVSCFDISGLLYQVEWIRKVERPGGLAGQER
- a CDS encoding type II toxin-antitoxin system RelE/ParE family toxin, which translates into the protein MAKPKTPYSIVWRPIAEADLDHIVDYIAQDNPIKAEEFGQELRDKVLPLAQHPRLGRTGRPGLPDFLRELVAHRNYIIFYRVLDETRTVEILRVKHAAQQVP
- the relB gene encoding type II toxin-antitoxin system RelB family antitoxin, translating into MQSMTLEQLRATASAGGVVGVTLKGQGSSFFMEIATRSGQDAFLVKARGTEPRRFGSPNSALIVLRHLGIAVVKLDATHWNPDQKEVTQNRDSRAQAMRQAHQAAAYNQWLTGEIQEAIDDPRPSVPHDEVMARMDARIQRHKTA
- a CDS encoding porin, which encodes MKKSLIALAVLGASGFAMAQSSVTLYGVADAGLARAQTYVGGPGTGAGTLAAWALGADKTSRTGMSSADTMNNGNSRLGVRGVEDLGGGLKAGFNFESGLSLKDGEAKGSGGGFWGRAANMYVGGGWGTFLMGRTLNPSFFALATYELTGTANYSVIGNTYSFTGIGPRSSSLFQYKTPNFGGFSGTLGYVFKDDNSGNAKWDANLIYANGPIAASLGVNKTKDQPTNFALGGKYNFGQFVVAASYHNIGVNAAGTEYRRRGFAIGGTANFGPASVTLDLTRDTKNEVTGVYGHKFTNVLLEGKYSLSKRTFAYAAYLKLDGTNNYGVGLRHNF
- a CDS encoding CopG family antitoxin, with the translated sequence MKRVPEFKTDDEAEAFLEQDLSDLDLKQFKPMRFEVVKKEAALNMRLPAVLLDAVRAKAKAKGIPYSRYVRMVLEADLQHAE